CACCCATTGCATCAAGCTCCATATGAGCAAACGCCATGTCAACTGCCATGTTGTGGGCTGCCATGCAGTGCTGGCAATCATCACCTAACCAAGTACTGATAGCTGTTTGCTCCACGTTTTCCGCAAGCAGTGGATCCGCCTCTGATCGACTTGGATCCAAATCTCCGGCAGCTCGCCTTGCTTCACGCTCCGCCAAAATGTCTCTTCGCTTTTCTGGCTCGGCCAAAATGATTCGTGGATCCCACTGTGGATAGTCCTCAAGCCAAGCCAATGCCTCTGGCGTAAGACTGGTGGCTTGTTCCTGTGGTCGATCTTCGTACCACGAATAGAACGCACGAATCCAACCATCAGTCAATACCACATCAGCATCGAGAATCTGTCCAGTCAATGGATGAACACGACTGGGGCCAATCGCTGTAGAGACATCGTTATTCAGCCAACGAATGAAGTTATAACGCACATCTTCTGGATCTTTATCCATGTGTGCTCCAGTAGGTGCATCTTGCTGGTAGACCTCAATCGCATTCGCAATGCCAACTGCCTCAAATGCCTTATTCCAAGACAAAATGCCCTCACGCACCCAACGGCGATAACGAACAGGGGTCGTGTGCTCGATGTAAAAAACGATTGGCTTTGCCGGTGGACTGACTGAGAGACTTGGATCTGCTTTTTGTAGATCCCAACGGTTGATATACCTTGTCCAATTCTCATCGGTGCCATAGCGAGCCAAATCTCGATAAGACGTCAGAAAATAACCAACTCTGTGATCAGCTTCGCGCGGCTTGTAACCAGTGTCATCAGGAATCAAGCTAATCGAGTAATGCATGCCTCGATAGCCACCACTCGAATCAGGGCCTTCAACGGCCACTTCAATATTGTCTGGGAATGCCTTGGCTTTGGTAATCTCAGTCAAACGCTTGTTCAGACTACGACCACCCAACGCACTAGGTTTGTTGATCAGTATTTCATCAAGATCGATCACGGGCTGGCCATTTGGACCCATCGCCACAATTGGAACCTCAAGAATGACTTCATCAGTAAAGATGCGCTTGACAGATCGCTCGGTGGCTTCGTCACCATCAGCTCTGATATCGAGCTGCGGCGAGATCAGTGCCAGACGATCTCCATAACGACGCCAAAAGACATAGCGATCTGGCCCCTGAAGACCTGCAAAGATGACGCCCTTTGCAGGTGTTGAAGCGACAAAGTACTTCTGGTTCTTCCAGTCCGCTGGAAGCTCAGCCAAAAGCTGGTGGTCTTCACTATTAAGATAGAGGCCATAAAGTGAATCTTTGCCACTGGCCGTCGAAATAACGCGTTCATATCCATCCGATACCGAATCGAACGCGGGCAAATCAGCCGAAGCGGCTGTCGCCATCCACAAAGTGCCAAAGAACAAGCTCGCAAATCGCTTAACATGATATTGGCGGGGAATCCGCAATATGGTCATCTCTCACCCTCCTAAAGGTTTCAGTCATTTATCGTACGGTCTTCAACGGCCTGGTACCACGGCCCATTGCAAACTTCGACACTCAATATGGAAATATCGTCCGATCATTGGCTGCTGGAATACACGCAGATGGCACTTTTGAGGCCAATTGGCCCAAAAAGGCACTGCAAATAGCCCAAACTTGCCCCATACCTGCCCTGGACTTAGTTTGTGCCTGAAATAGACCTACCTTTGTCATCGAATGGAGAGCGAAAATATGCATATTTCCAAAGTCGTACGGACGAGCAACGTCATTGTCTTGATGGGCCTGTTAGCTTTTTTTACGGCCGCCTGCCAGAACAAACCAAGTAAGCCCAATCTCACCGTAGGACCTGCAGCAAATGATCAGGGTACGATTATGGAGAAGGGGCAGATTCTAGAAATCAGACTCCCATCGAATCCATCTACAGGATATCGCTGGGTGCGTATGGGACCTCTCACCCCCAACATGATGAGGCCCATCAACCATAACTACGAACCACCGAACTCTGATCTTCTTGGCGCAGAAGGAACAGATGTTTTCCAGTGGGAAACGTATGGCCCCGGCTTGTACACCGTCAATTACAGCTACCGAAAGTCTTCTACCTCGAACGACGCAGACAAGGGCTTTAAGTACACCGTTACGGTCAAGTAAGACCCCTCGGTTTTTAGCTTTTCAGACGCTTCACTCATGCCGGCATGGCCTTGAGCATTGGTCATTGCGCAGTTATCGATGACTTCTGGACCAGACGGATGGGACAGCACAGCACTCATGTAGCCAATCATTAATGGCGCCAACTCAATGGACCAACAGTTCCTTAATATTGCCTACGTGACGCTCGCCTTGGGGCTGCTCCTCGGCATCAGCTGTTCTGTAAGCCGCCTGAGTTCTTGGGCGGGAATTCCAATCTCACTATTATTCCTGGGACTGGGAATGCTTACGGGCCAGGATGGGCTCGGGCACATCCAATTTGCCAATTACAATGCGGCCTATTGGGTCGGCGTCATGGCGCTCATCCTCATCCTCTACCACGGTGGATTAAATACTGACTTCAAGACTGTCCGTCGCAGCCTCGCCCCAAGCGTCGTACTGGCTACTGCAGGCGTTGTAGGCGTCGCTTCTATTACTGCTGCTGGCGCCTTCTTCGTTCTTGGTTGGTTCGATATCCTAAGCTGGAAACATGCATTACTGTTCGGCGCCATTGTTGCCTCAACCGATGCAGCATCTACCTTTGCTGTGCTCAAGGGGCTCAGGCTAAAGGGACGGGTCAGCCACACCATTGAACTTGAGTCAGGGCTTAATGATCCCGTGGCTTTTATTCTGGTGATTGCACTAACCGAATGGGTGATTGGCAGTGTGGACTTGTCATGGTGGCTCATTGGGCTGATTTTCTATCAGCTCATTATTGGTGCAGCGGTTGGACTCTATGTCGGATTTATCCATCGAAAGATTATGAACTGGATTCGCCTTCCGATGCTCGGGCTTTACCCCGTGCGTACGGTCGCCATGGCATTGGCCTCATATGGGCTTGCATCAGTCCTTCAAGGGAGTGGTTTCATGGCGGTCTATATTGCAGGCATTACTGCCGCAAGTGGGCACCTTCCACTCAAGTCAGTCTTACTCCGTGTCCATGATGCATTGGCCTGGCTTGGTCAAATCTCAATGTTCATTGTGCTTGGACTACTAATTAAACCTTCAAACCTAGGATCCGTTGCTATTCCAGGCACACTGCTGGGCCTCTTTATTGCATTCGTTGCTAGACCCACATCAGTCATTCTGTGCCTGTTGCCCTTTCGCTATCGCTGGAATGAACGGCTTGCAGTTAGTTTTTTAGGATTGCGAGGCGCGGTCCCAATTATCCTCGCAATCATCCCAGTACTATCAATCCAAGCTGCCCATGAACATAGCGAAAACATGAAAGAACTTTTTGGCCTTGTGTTTTTTGCAGTTGTTGTAAGCTGTATTGTGCCTGGGGCCTTTGTCCGACCAATCACAAGAATATTACGCATTCGAAACGACACTCCACGACAACCAGTTGCTGAAATCGAAATCCTCTCCATTGATAAACTCGATCGACATCAACAAACATTCCTTATTACTGAAGATTCGCCCGCCGCTGGTGTTAAGCTGCGAGACTTCCCACTTCCAGAAGACATAAATGTGATGATGATCATGCGTGGCCCCAAGATTTTTGCCGCTCGCGGCAAGACCGTACTTGAACCCGGCGATCATGCATTCATTCTCTACCCGCCGGACCAAGAAGAGGCCGTACGCAAGCTTGTTTACGGTACAGACAGATAGCTCATAACGAATCGGAGACCAGTTTGACATCAATGCACCGTCACATTCTGGCAATTGGTGGATGTCCACAAGAAGGCGATTGGATACGATTTGTACGATTCATGGCCAAGCTCACTGGCAAGAGAACGCCCCGACTGGCCGTTCTCCCCACCGCCGGCGGAGATGCGGAGCATTCAATATCAATGGCGAAGCAATGGGCGAGCCAAGTTCCAGTCCAGCTTGATGTCATTTCTTTGTTCCGCCGCGAGCACGAGCAACTTCGCCCTGCGATCCTAAAAGCGGATGCAATTTTTGTTGGCGGCGGGAACACCGTCAATATGCTTGCTATTTGGCGAGCACATGGCGTCGACCATGTCCTTAAGGAAGCTTATCATTCTGGCGTCGTGCTCGGCGGGGTCAGTGCGGGCATGATCTGCTGGTTCCAGGCTGGCATGACTGATTCTTATCTGAAAAACACCTCCGCTCCAATCCGCGATGGCCTTGGGCTGCTGCCAGGTAGCGCGTGTCCCCATTTCGATAGTGAGCATCATCGTAGACCAGCTTATCTTGCCGCGATTGCTGGCGGGTTTCCAAATGGAATTGCTGCTGACGACAGATGTGGTGTGCTTTATCGTGATGAACAGATTGCTGAGGTCATCACAACCACCCCTAGCGCCAAGGCCTACCGCATCACCAAGGCTAAAAGTGATCAACAAATTGAACCCCTCGACACTAAATTGCTGCCGCCTCTCGATACTGCCTGACCTTTGCCGCCACTAAAGGGTATGCTGCCATCGAACTTGATTGCTAAAGGAGCGTTGCCATGCGTATTGTGACCATGAGTTTGCTACTGATCATTTCATTTCTAATAGTTGGATGCAATACTCATACGGTCTTGGGGTCGGATATCCCCCCTATTCCCGGGATGCACAAAGTAAAGCTGAATGCGAAGTACTCCAGCTCACAAAAAGGCCTCATCGGCCACGTTCACTTTGAAGGTACCTCCCACAACGCGTTGGATTCTATCGATGCTGCTGTCGTCGAATTCGAAGGCCAAGGCTGGGCGATGATCAATGTCGACGGCAGCCAGGATGAAGCAACCGCAACCCTTTGGAAAGAAGGTCGCGATGCCCACCTACTCGTCAAACGCAATCCCACCGTACCTGATCAATCTGTAGGCGCGCTTGTCGTTGAGCCAGGCCCCTGGACTCCACCAATGACGACGCCCTCATACGTTGCACCGGAAGCGACACCCGCCCCGACGAACGAAACTGAGGAAGCCGATCTTCAAAGCGACCAGGAACAGACGATCTCTGAGCTGAATGAAGAAATGCAATCGGAACAAACAGAATTGCCAACCACTGATGCTTCTGATGAAAGTGAACCTCAAGCAAGCCCAACGACGGCACCAGCATCCACACCCTCGACTGGAGATGATGCTGACACGCCTCCATCACCAGACGACGAATTGATGGATATCTTGGATGAGGATCCAGAACCAGATGAGAATCAATAGGCCGGAACCAAGGAACCAACCACTGTCTAGTTAATGGTTACCTTGTTGGGATATTCAGTCTTTATTTCCAGTCGGCCATCCGCTTTTTCTTGACTCACCTGGACGCCCCGAACATTGCTCGGATCCGCCTGATAAGTTTGGCCTGGCCCTAGGAATATTAAGACATCTTGATTGCCTTCTGGGTCGGTTGCTTTTATTTGCACCACATGCGAACCGGTATTCTTGAAGATCACTGGTTGATTAAGTGATGCGTCAATAGTCACGTCAATTGGCGTCGCCCCCACGACCAGTGATCTCGATTTCATCTGATGATCGCCACAACTCGCTAACAGAATTGTCATTGAGAAAGTCATGACAATCACGGTGATTGACGCAAATCTGTGTGGATGGAATGTCATTTCAAATAGCTCCTTGCTGGCTCATGACAATGTTCTAGGCAATGGCCTTCTATCGAACACCCACCATCGGACAGCGCGTTCCATCTCTATGAATTCATGTGTCACAGAGGCGCCCAAAAGAGACCTCATCGCCCAAAAACGCCACTTGGGACCCATAACATAAATTCAAAGGCGTCAAGCACAACAATGTTTGCCCCCAACAGTCGCTTTCCTCGCTACCTCTTTTGAACAGGACACTAAAAAGCAGGAGCTAACCAAATGAACTTTTCAACTCAGACAACAAAACTTTTTGCCGCGGCAGCAACCCTGACCATTGCTGGTACCGTTTCGGCTCAACTACCTCACCATGAAGACCTGATTCTTGGTCCCATTCCAATGACAGGCCTTTCAAAAGGTGTGGCCTTCAATTACCAACCTTTTCTTGATTCTTCAGGAACCTTGAACTGGGGCGGCGTGTTCATTGAGCCAGGTGGACGATCTGGTGGACACAACCAAGAAGTACATCTTGACAATGCAGGCCTCCACTACGACTTCGACTCGTCTGGTGGCTGGGTTCCCGGACCACAACGAAATCTACTGCTCTACATAGGAGAATACGGAGGTGAACTACGCATTAGGTTCTCCAATTCACTCGGCATGTACAACCAGGTTCATCCTGATGTCATTGATTTCAATGGCACTGGAGCTGCCGGCGTCATGATTGATGTGGTTTCAGGAGGCACTGATGGCAATCCCGCCCTGGTACGCCTTGTTGGTGATGTAAACGATTTGGAAATCACTGGCCTACATGTTTGGGTCGACATGGGCGTGCGGCCCTGTACCGATGGACTTTGGGACGACCTACCATTAGGAAGCACCTACAACGTTGGTGATTTGGTAACGACTCTTGGCTTGGCAGTACAGCTTTCGCCTTACTTTGGATCAGGCGCCCCCGGCTATGCCGAGATCCAAGATGGCCGTGATAGCCTTCCAGACTTCTTTGACAATCAGGCCTTAGGAGCAGATTACGAGATCCACCTCAATAATATCACGGCAAATATCGACCTGACCTCAACTGGTGCCCTTCACTACCAGGACGCAAAACTACGCTTCGGTGAGTATGGCGGTGGTGTTGAATTCCTCATCAACGGCAACTTCATCGCCGTACCCGATATCCGTAATCTTGACGGCCTCACACTCGGCGGCTGCTACCTCGACGTCTATGCCGGTGGTAATGGAAACGACGCTGGTGAAATCCACATTCTCGGCCCCGTCAAGTCTATCGGTATCGGCGGTGAAGAACTTTGGATTGACTGCCTCGACGGAACACCTGTCTACCCAATGTTGATGGGTGACGCAGATGGTGACGGCTTCGTGGGCCTCTCAGACTTCACAGTACTACTCCTCGAATACGGAAGCGCATGTAAGGGAGGCTGCAGTGCTGACTTTGACGATGACGGAGACGTAGACACTGATGATTTCTCCACACTACTCGTCAACTGGGGCGCCAGCCTCTAACAAATTCAAGGGGGGCTCAAGAGTTGAGAGCCGCACCGTTTTAGATCTGGCTCATAAGCCATACCTAACAGGATCTAACGGAGCGAAACCCAAGAGACATCGGCCTTCCAAGGGAGGCCGATGTTTTTTAACACCCAAACATAATGACTGGCGTTCAAAGCCAGGCCCCAATCAAATTTCCTTCGGTCGCCAGAGACCGATCAGACGAACGGGATCTCCCAGATCAAACGAACCCCAATCCATAACATCACAATCAAAGGCGCCAATCGCTGCCGTCGGGAAGACCTGATAGGACCCAGCAAGACTACTTGCAAGCATCTCCATACCTGGATTATGTCCAACTAGCATGACGCATGATTCATCTGATGCCTCGCGATTGAGCACTGAAATAATCTGCCCCGGCGAAGAGTGATACAAAGACTCTGTCTCCATGAGACGAGCATCGAATCCACCTGACTCCGCCACCGCATGTGCCGTAGTCCGGGCCCGACAGGCTGTGGAGCTGATGATGAGATCCGGAATGAGCTGTTTCTCAGCAAGCAAGAGGCCCATACGCGGGGCATCACGTATACCTCGAGCCGCAAGAGGTCGATCATGATCAGAGAGGGTTTCATCATCCCAGTCCGACTTCGCATGCCGTAGCAAGATTAATTTTCGCATGACCAGATTGTACCGAACCCCGACCATCACACTACACTGCAGCAAATGTCTGACAAATGGCATATTCGTTTCTTGGCCCTGGCAGACTCCATCGCTACATGGAGCAAGGATCCGAGCCGCGGTGTCGGATGCGTTATTGTGAATCCAGCCAAGCAAATCTGCGCAACTGGATTCAATGGACTCCCCCGTGGAATTGAAGATCTGCCAGAGCGACTTGAACGCCCCGCCAAGTATGACCTGATCTGCCATGCTGAGATGAATGCGATCGTCCAATGTGCTTTTAGTGGAACCGCCTGTTCAGGCACCACGCTCTACGCTTCATTCAGCCCCTGCTCGCATTGCGCTATTGCGATCGTCCAAGCGGGCATCTCTCGGGTTGTCACCTGGAAGGAAGAGACGATTGACCCTCAATGGGCCGCAAGCCTTAGCGGAGCGATCGAGATGTTTAGTGAAGCAGGCATTGACTATGTGGCACTACCTCGACCAAGAACAGGCGATGTCACAACTGAAGAAAAATGAGAACGAGTCATGCGAATCACCGTGAACAAGGATGTTGCAAAAAAAGAATTCCAGCCATTCAAGGATGACCCTGTCTTTGCTGAAAGCGCTGCCCTGGTCAGCCAAGGGCGAGATCCAGTGCAAATGCTCCAAGCACTTTCCATGGTTCCAGGTGGACTTCGCACTCTGGCAGCAGCAAGCCAGGCTGTCTACCCTGGCGGCACACTTGATCAGACCACAAAAGAACTCGTGATTATCAAGGCATCACAATCAAACAACTGCCAGTTCTGCCTCAATTCTCACGTTGATATTTGTCGCAATGCTGGCATTAGCGATGATCCGATCAACATGCTTCTCGACAGTGAATCGCAGACACCAGCTCAACGAGCAGCCCTTCAATTTGTGGCTGCAGCAATGCAGGACAGCAATGCGATCGCAGATAACATATTTGATGAGCTACGGACTCATTTTACAGAAGCACAGATTGCAGAACTCGCCCTGCTTCTTGGATACATCAACATGCTCAACATGTTCAATAACTGCCTACAAGTTCGCTATCAAAGTGACTACAAGCCTGCCTCTGATTAGGCAGGGGCCACATTTCCGCCGCAGATCACCACAGCGACAACCGCATCTGTTGCAAATGAGTCCGCTATCTGTGTAAGCCCTGCAACCGCGACGCCAGCAGCACCCTCCACACGCATCGCGTGCTGGTCGAAGACCATTGCCATGGCCTGGGCGATTTCTTCTTCCTCTACCTGAATCCACTGATCAACAAATTCGGCACATGGACCCACTGTGATCGAACCTTCTTCAAGACGACCTGCCGTTCCATCGGAAAGCGTGGGCTTCAGAATAGATTCAACAATATGCCCTGCTCGTACGGCGTCATACATTGCTGGACTATTGGCAGGCACGACGCCAACCGCATGAAGGCCTGGCTTAAGCTTTTTTCCACCCGCGGCCATGCCACCAATCAATCCCCCGCCCCCAACTGA
The sequence above is a segment of the Phycisphaerales bacterium genome. Coding sequences within it:
- a CDS encoding zinc-dependent metalloprotease, whose amino-acid sequence is MTILRIPRQYHVKRFASLFFGTLWMATAASADLPAFDSVSDGYERVISTASGKDSLYGLYLNSEDHQLLAELPADWKNQKYFVASTPAKGVIFAGLQGPDRYVFWRRYGDRLALISPQLDIRADGDEATERSVKRIFTDEVILEVPIVAMGPNGQPVIDLDEILINKPSALGGRSLNKRLTEITKAKAFPDNIEVAVEGPDSSGGYRGMHYSISLIPDDTGYKPREADHRVGYFLTSYRDLARYGTDENWTRYINRWDLQKADPSLSVSPPAKPIVFYIEHTTPVRYRRWVREGILSWNKAFEAVGIANAIEVYQQDAPTGAHMDKDPEDVRYNFIRWLNNDVSTAIGPSRVHPLTGQILDADVVLTDGWIRAFYSWYEDRPQEQATSLTPEALAWLEDYPQWDPRIILAEPEKRRDILAEREARRAAGDLDPSRSEADPLLAENVEQTAISTWLGDDCQHCMAAHNMAVDMAFAHMELDAMGALEEPEGDMLDGIPEWYIGPHLSNLVAHEVGHTIGLRHNFKASSLYTMDEINSEEIKGKKPMAASVMDYLPSNFNTNPDAIQGDYTMIDIGPYDMWAVEYGYTLDDPKDVLLRVGQREHAYQTDDDTYGPDPLARRYDFSRNPIDYANSQMDLIQEHRARLLEDGVKDGESWQKARKTYNATLSRQRRMIDMMGNWVGGTHVARVNKGDENTGAPLEVVDVERQREALAFMMENAFRDEAFGLSPELVNILTVEKWGRAGGVSGDPTLPIHDRVSGTQNTALTLILNPSTLEQIRDNELRTPADQDALTLPEVFDAMMLEIYSEVDVSNLDDGYTNRQPMVSSLRRNLQSGMTDRLIAMATGNANVSTATRQLAQANLRKLNERLKEINLAMDEDSIDAYSAAHLEDLKIRTDRAREAIYLSQ
- a CDS encoding protease inhibitor I42 family protein, translated to MHISKVVRTSNVIVLMGLLAFFTAACQNKPSKPNLTVGPAANDQGTIMEKGQILEIRLPSNPSTGYRWVRMGPLTPNMMRPINHNYEPPNSDLLGAEGTDVFQWETYGPGLYTVNYSYRKSSTSNDADKGFKYTVTVK
- a CDS encoding potassium/proton antiporter, with the translated sequence MDQQFLNIAYVTLALGLLLGISCSVSRLSSWAGIPISLLFLGLGMLTGQDGLGHIQFANYNAAYWVGVMALILILYHGGLNTDFKTVRRSLAPSVVLATAGVVGVASITAAGAFFVLGWFDILSWKHALLFGAIVASTDAASTFAVLKGLRLKGRVSHTIELESGLNDPVAFILVIALTEWVIGSVDLSWWLIGLIFYQLIIGAAVGLYVGFIHRKIMNWIRLPMLGLYPVRTVAMALASYGLASVLQGSGFMAVYIAGITAASGHLPLKSVLLRVHDALAWLGQISMFIVLGLLIKPSNLGSVAIPGTLLGLFIAFVARPTSVILCLLPFRYRWNERLAVSFLGLRGAVPIILAIIPVLSIQAAHEHSENMKELFGLVFFAVVVSCIVPGAFVRPITRILRIRNDTPRQPVAEIEILSIDKLDRHQQTFLITEDSPAAGVKLRDFPLPEDINVMMIMRGPKIFAARGKTVLEPGDHAFILYPPDQEEAVRKLVYGTDR
- a CDS encoding peptidase E, coding for MHRHILAIGGCPQEGDWIRFVRFMAKLTGKRTPRLAVLPTAGGDAEHSISMAKQWASQVPVQLDVISLFRREHEQLRPAILKADAIFVGGGNTVNMLAIWRAHGVDHVLKEAYHSGVVLGGVSAGMICWFQAGMTDSYLKNTSAPIRDGLGLLPGSACPHFDSEHHRRPAYLAAIAGGFPNGIAADDRCGVLYRDEQIAEVITTTPSAKAYRITKAKSDQQIEPLDTKLLPPLDTA
- a CDS encoding histidine phosphatase family protein translates to MRKLILLRHAKSDWDDETLSDHDRPLAARGIRDAPRMGLLLAEKQLIPDLIISSTACRARTTAHAVAESGGFDARLMETESLYHSSPGQIISVLNREASDESCVMLVGHNPGMEMLASSLAGSYQVFPTAAIGAFDCDVMDWGSFDLGDPVRLIGLWRPKEI
- a CDS encoding dCMP deaminase family protein, which encodes MSDKWHIRFLALADSIATWSKDPSRGVGCVIVNPAKQICATGFNGLPRGIEDLPERLERPAKYDLICHAEMNAIVQCAFSGTACSGTTLYASFSPCSHCAIAIVQAGISRVVTWKEETIDPQWAASLSGAIEMFSEAGIDYVALPRPRTGDVTTEEK
- a CDS encoding carboxymuconolactone decarboxylase family protein, producing MRITVNKDVAKKEFQPFKDDPVFAESAALVSQGRDPVQMLQALSMVPGGLRTLAAASQAVYPGGTLDQTTKELVIIKASQSNNCQFCLNSHVDICRNAGISDDPINMLLDSESQTPAQRAALQFVAAAMQDSNAIADNIFDELRTHFTEAQIAELALLLGYINMLNMFNNCLQVRYQSDYKPASD